From Thermoflavifilum aggregans, a single genomic window includes:
- the guaB gene encoding IMP dehydrogenase, with amino-acid sequence MPASHSRIWKEGLTFDDVLLVPAYSEVLPREVDITTRLTRSIPLNIPMVSAAMDTVTEAELAIALARQGGIGILHKNMTIERQAEQVRRVKRSESGMIIDPITLPETATIAEALRIMKENKIGGIPIVDQRKKLVGILTNRDLRFEKNGKRAVSEVMTKENLITAPEGTDLKKAERILQQHKIEKLPVVNKKGELVGLITYRDILQLQSYPHAVKDNLGRLLVGAAVGITADMLDRVYALVQVGVDVVTLDSAHGHSKGVIEALKKIKKNFPKLQVIAGNVATGEGAKALAEAGADAVKVGVGPGSICTTRVVTGAGMPQLTAIMEAAAALEGTDIPVIADGGIRYTGDMVKALAAGASSIMAGSIFAGTEESPGETIIFEGRKFKSYRGMGSLEAMAEGSKDRYFQDVEDDIKKLVPEGIAGRVPYKGMVHEVVQQFVGGLRAGMGYCGCRNIRELQQAKMVKITPATVVENHPHDIVITNEAPNYWRR; translated from the coding sequence ATGCCTGCCTCACATTCCCGGATCTGGAAAGAAGGCCTCACCTTCGATGATGTTTTGCTGGTTCCAGCCTATTCTGAAGTATTGCCCAGAGAGGTGGATATCACCACCAGGCTTACACGGAGCATTCCCCTGAATATTCCCATGGTTTCTGCGGCCATGGATACGGTTACCGAAGCTGAGCTAGCCATAGCACTGGCTCGGCAGGGAGGTATCGGGATTTTGCATAAAAATATGACTATTGAGCGGCAGGCCGAGCAGGTGCGCCGGGTGAAACGCAGCGAAAGCGGGATGATCATTGATCCGATTACCCTGCCGGAAACGGCCACCATTGCTGAGGCTTTGCGTATCATGAAGGAAAACAAAATCGGGGGAATCCCGATTGTGGATCAACGGAAAAAACTAGTAGGAATCCTAACCAATCGGGATCTGCGGTTTGAAAAGAATGGCAAACGTGCGGTGAGTGAAGTGATGACAAAAGAAAATCTGATTACGGCTCCCGAAGGCACGGACCTGAAGAAGGCTGAACGCATTCTGCAGCAGCATAAAATTGAAAAACTGCCGGTGGTCAATAAAAAAGGTGAGCTGGTGGGCCTGATCACCTATCGGGATATTTTGCAATTGCAGAGTTATCCGCATGCGGTAAAGGATAATCTGGGTCGGCTGCTGGTAGGTGCGGCAGTGGGCATTACGGCTGATATGCTGGATCGGGTATATGCACTGGTGCAGGTGGGCGTGGATGTGGTAACGCTGGATAGTGCCCATGGCCATTCCAAAGGCGTTATAGAAGCGTTGAAAAAAATCAAAAAAAATTTTCCCAAACTGCAGGTCATTGCAGGCAATGTGGCTACGGGTGAGGGTGCAAAAGCATTGGCAGAAGCCGGTGCGGATGCTGTAAAGGTAGGTGTGGGGCCTGGTTCCATTTGTACGACTCGTGTGGTGACCGGAGCCGGCATGCCCCAGCTGACAGCTATCATGGAAGCCGCTGCAGCCCTGGAAGGCACAGATATTCCTGTGATTGCCGATGGCGGTATCCGTTATACTGGTGATATGGTAAAAGCATTGGCTGCAGGAGCCTCAAGCATCATGGCCGGATCTATTTTTGCCGGCACAGAAGAAAGTCCGGGCGAAACCATCATTTTCGAAGGACGAAAATTTAAATCCTATCGCGGCATGGGTTCTTTAGAAGCCATGGCCGAAGGAAGCAAGGATCGGTATTTTCAGGATGTGGAAGATGATATCAAAAAGCTGGTGCCGGAGGGCATTGCGGGGAGGGTGCCCTATAAAGGTATGGTGCATGAGGTGGTGCAGCAATTTGTAGGCGGATTGCGAGCCGGCATGGGATATTGCGGATGCCGCAATATCCGTGAACTGCAGCAGGCTAAAATGGTGAAAATCACACCAGCCACCGTGGTTGAAAATCATCCGCATGATATCGTTATTACCAATGAAGCCCCGAATTACTGGCGCCGGTAG
- a CDS encoding lipase family protein: MMRHISTTWKPMMLLLTVLFSFRSLAQTSFQPTEYLILLGIYHQQSLAAYPAADNRAANQADRRATIADSVWLHPNLRLIYRSPDVGLSNSWDLWIQGDSLAIVSVRGTVNRPDSWLENFWAAMVPAQGEWQINDSTRFVYRLADDPRAAVHAGWLLGVASMAPDIVRHLHQVYQQGIRQVIITGHSQGGVISYLLAAYLHYLPDPVVADSLQYQVYASAAPRPGNLYFAYDFDEAFRGRAFHIVNPEDWVPQTPLTVQTLHDMAAVNPFADVSSLFQGSNWLVRWYLRSQFNKLKRRTDKANRMMTHLFGSKMQKAVRHYLPQLRFPVYAHSVEYTSAGMPVVLKPDSVYFQKAVFNGKNYFVHHALSAYAYLVKTNFHIH, encoded by the coding sequence ATGATGCGCCATATTTCAACCACATGGAAACCAATGATGCTTTTGCTTACAGTATTGTTTTCATTCAGGAGTTTGGCGCAAACATCATTTCAGCCTACGGAATATTTGATTTTATTGGGTATTTATCATCAGCAAAGTCTTGCGGCATATCCTGCTGCAGATAATCGAGCAGCCAACCAGGCTGATCGCAGAGCTACCATTGCCGATAGTGTGTGGCTGCATCCGAATTTACGATTGATATATCGTTCACCCGATGTCGGATTAAGCAACAGTTGGGATTTATGGATACAGGGCGATAGCCTGGCAATTGTGAGTGTGCGGGGGACGGTTAACCGTCCCGATTCCTGGCTGGAAAATTTTTGGGCGGCCATGGTGCCCGCACAGGGTGAATGGCAGATCAACGACAGCACGAGATTTGTTTACCGGCTGGCCGATGATCCCCGTGCAGCCGTGCATGCAGGCTGGCTGTTGGGAGTGGCTTCCATGGCGCCGGATATAGTGAGGCATCTGCATCAGGTATATCAGCAGGGTATCAGGCAGGTAATCATCACGGGGCACAGCCAGGGTGGCGTGATCAGTTACCTGCTGGCGGCTTATTTGCATTACCTGCCGGATCCGGTTGTAGCTGACAGCCTGCAGTATCAGGTTTATGCCAGTGCTGCGCCCCGCCCCGGCAATCTGTATTTTGCCTATGATTTTGATGAGGCTTTCCGGGGCAGAGCATTTCATATCGTCAATCCGGAAGACTGGGTGCCGCAAACACCGCTAACGGTGCAAACACTGCATGATATGGCAGCGGTTAATCCGTTTGCTGATGTGAGCAGCCTGTTTCAGGGCAGCAACTGGCTGGTCAGATGGTATCTGCGAAGTCAATTTAACAAGTTGAAACGTCGTACAGACAAAGCCAACCGGATGATGACCCACTTATTCGGAAGCAAAATGCAGAAAGCAGTCAGGCATTATTTGCCTCAATTGCGTTTTCCTGTGTATGCACACTCTGTGGAATATACATCGGCCGGCATGCCAGTGGTACTGAAGCCCGATAGTGTGTATTTTCAAAAAGCCGTATTCAACGGGAAAAATTATTTTGTGCATCATGCCCTCAGTGCTTATGCCTATCTGGTGAAAACTAATTTTCATATTCATTAA
- a CDS encoding SemiSWEET transporter — MHPQIVVAIGLVAAFCTTVSFIPQAVKTIRTRNTSGISLGMYVLFTTGTLFWFIYGLLSHSLPVTLANGITLIFAGIVLFYKIRYH; from the coding sequence ATGCATCCACAAATTGTTGTAGCCATCGGGTTAGTGGCAGCCTTTTGCACTACGGTTTCCTTTATTCCGCAGGCAGTAAAAACCATTCGTACACGCAACACATCAGGCATTTCGCTGGGGATGTATGTGTTATTCACTACTGGCACGCTGTTCTGGTTCATTTACGGATTGCTCAGCCACAGTTTGCCGGTTACATTAGCCAATGGCATTACATTGATTTTTGCGGGCATTGTTTTGTTTTACAAAATCAGATATCATTGA
- a CDS encoding Lnb N-terminal periplasmic domain-containing protein, which produces MQAGFRSGIVFSLLFSFVGLGTRAASGYVPLSPPSTNSFSDGLRISVLTCGTGSELYTLFGHSAIRVVDSSRGLDLVFNYGTFDFSDPHFYWKFLRGKLLYFLSVEDFPSFYQEYALDQRSVREQVLDLPPSVKQRIEEALFINAQPEYRFYRYDFIFDNCTTRVRDLLKRAIDDHFQWHLRAYESMSFRQALHPYLQKVPWIELGINILLGARADRLISGEEVMFLPDSLEWALSQASFNGYPLVKQQMVIYQPARQADDYPLVKPWMVMMLIGLWLVFYTWRVNLFKPSVVIWMDQICFFLIGCVGLFLAFMWWGTNHSMTKDNDQLIWASPLYVPFALWLNRHKQWVRIFAGIMAMLTAAYLSAGWLFAQKPIPALIPFLIGIFIRLMAIYREQAPYRIIHP; this is translated from the coding sequence ATGCAGGCAGGCTTTAGATCGGGCATTGTATTCAGTCTGTTGTTCAGCTTTGTGGGGCTGGGTACGCGTGCTGCATCCGGCTATGTTCCGCTCTCTCCGCCATCCACAAATTCTTTTTCTGATGGATTGCGCATCAGCGTGCTAACCTGCGGCACCGGTAGTGAGTTGTATACACTTTTCGGACACAGTGCCATCCGGGTAGTGGACAGCAGCCGGGGACTTGATCTGGTATTCAATTATGGCACATTTGATTTCAGCGATCCGCATTTTTACTGGAAATTCCTGCGCGGCAAATTGCTGTATTTTCTTTCTGTGGAAGATTTTCCATCCTTTTACCAGGAATACGCATTGGATCAGCGTTCGGTAAGAGAGCAGGTACTGGATTTGCCTCCGTCCGTAAAACAAAGGATCGAGGAAGCGCTTTTTATCAATGCCCAGCCTGAATATCGGTTTTATCGATATGATTTTATTTTCGATAACTGCACCACACGCGTACGGGATTTGCTGAAACGAGCCATTGATGACCATTTCCAGTGGCATTTGCGTGCCTATGAATCCATGAGTTTCCGGCAGGCCCTGCATCCCTATTTGCAGAAAGTGCCGTGGATTGAACTGGGTATCAATATATTGCTGGGAGCACGGGCCGATCGTTTGATCAGCGGAGAGGAAGTAATGTTTTTGCCTGATTCGCTGGAATGGGCATTGTCGCAGGCCAGCTTTAACGGGTATCCGCTGGTGAAACAACAGATGGTTATTTATCAACCTGCCCGGCAAGCCGACGATTATCCGCTGGTGAAACCCTGGATGGTAATGATGCTAATCGGTTTGTGGCTCGTGTTTTATACCTGGCGTGTCAACCTATTTAAACCTTCTGTCGTTATATGGATGGATCAGATTTGTTTTTTTCTGATCGGATGTGTGGGTTTATTTTTAGCTTTTATGTGGTGGGGTACCAATCATAGCATGACGAAAGATAATGATCAGCTCATTTGGGCATCACCATTGTATGTGCCTTTTGCGTTATGGTTGAACAGGCACAAACAGTGGGTAAGAATTTTTGCCGGAATCATGGCTATGCTTACCGCAGCTTATCTGAGTGCAGGTTGGTTGTTTGCACAAAAGCCCATACCCGCCCTGATCCCGTTTTTAATTGGTATCTTTATCAGGTTGATGGCCATTTACCGCGAACAGGCACCTTATCGCATCATTCATCCTTAA
- a CDS encoding trans-sulfuration enzyme family protein, translating into MKKQSHQGFGTHCVHAGHVPDPNYAHLTPIYASSTFVFDTAEQGMNRFTGKEKGYIYTRWGNPNFTEAEQKIAALETHQLRDSQGNPLQAKAILHASGMAALTTLFLSELHAGDKIITHLSLYGGTDELLHKILPGLGVEPIIMDMHDLQRVEDVLKKEKHIRMMYLETPANPTLRCVDLEACIRLAQQYHLVTAVDNTFASPYLQQPFRYGADYVFHSTTKFLNGHGTAVGGVLVGRDVEKMEQHVTKIARLLGGNSNAFDAYLLTIGMKTLELRMQRHCENAMQIANFLEKHQAVSRVNYPGLTSHPDYAIAKKQMKHPGAILSFELKDGLSAGKKFIDRLQLCVRAVSLGTCDTLVCHPASMTHYGVPHEQREKSGITDGLIRMSVGIENIEDLLADLDQALS; encoded by the coding sequence ATGAAAAAACAATCCCATCAGGGATTTGGAACACATTGCGTACATGCCGGACATGTTCCTGATCCCAATTATGCGCATCTGACACCTATTTATGCCAGTTCCACCTTTGTGTTTGATACTGCCGAACAAGGCATGAATCGCTTTACCGGTAAGGAAAAAGGTTATATCTATACACGCTGGGGAAATCCCAATTTCACTGAAGCTGAACAAAAAATTGCAGCACTGGAAACCCACCAGCTGCGCGATAGCCAGGGAAATCCTTTGCAAGCAAAAGCTATTCTACACGCTTCGGGCATGGCTGCACTCACCACATTATTTCTCAGTGAACTGCATGCAGGTGATAAAATCATTACCCATTTATCCCTTTACGGTGGAACGGATGAATTGCTGCATAAAATTCTTCCGGGCCTGGGCGTTGAACCCATCATCATGGATATGCACGATCTGCAGCGGGTGGAAGATGTGCTGAAAAAAGAAAAACATATCCGCATGATGTATCTCGAAACGCCTGCCAATCCTACATTGCGTTGTGTGGATCTGGAAGCCTGCATTCGGCTGGCTCAGCAATACCATTTGGTTACTGCCGTTGATAATACCTTTGCTTCTCCTTATTTGCAGCAACCCTTCCGGTATGGTGCCGATTATGTGTTTCATTCCACCACCAAATTTCTGAACGGGCATGGAACGGCCGTGGGTGGGGTATTGGTGGGAAGAGATGTGGAAAAAATGGAACAGCATGTAACCAAAATTGCGCGTTTGCTGGGCGGCAACAGCAATGCGTTTGATGCATACCTGCTTACCATAGGCATGAAAACCCTTGAGCTTCGCATGCAGCGGCATTGTGAAAACGCCATGCAGATAGCTAACTTTCTGGAAAAACATCAGGCTGTATCCAGAGTGAATTATCCCGGATTGACCTCACATCCTGATTATGCCATTGCCAAAAAACAAATGAAACATCCGGGAGCTATTTTAAGTTTTGAATTGAAAGATGGATTATCTGCGGGAAAAAAATTTATTGATCGTTTGCAATTGTGTGTACGAGCTGTATCGCTGGGTACCTGTGATACTTTAGTTTGCCATCCGGCATCGATGACGCATTACGGAGTACCACACGAACAACGTGAAAAAAGTGGTATTACTGATGGACTTATCCGCATGAGCGTGGGAATTGAAAATATAGAAGATCTGCTGGCAGATCTGGATCAGGCATTATCCTGA